A genomic window from Cucumis melo cultivar AY chromosome 8, USDA_Cmelo_AY_1.0, whole genome shotgun sequence includes:
- the LOC103490729 gene encoding probable glutathione S-transferase, which produces MGERLEVFGFWPSPFSLRVELALKLKGIQYQYIEEDVLNKKSDLLVKYNPIYKKVPVLVHHGKPISESLVILEYIEETWEHDPIFPQDCHEKALARFWAAYIDGKVVSTLGKIRGSKGEEMEKAVEEVKEALEPLEKELKSNKFFGGEKIGFLDIVGILIAFWIPASEEALGIELLTSHKFPNLIQWIEELANNNVVKELIPKKDDLVAHYFKTILGKN; this is translated from the exons ATGGGGGAAAGACTTGAGGTGTTTGGTTTTTGGCCAAGTCCGTTTAGTTTGAGAGTGGAATTGGCTCTCAAACTCAAAGGCATCCAATACCAATACATTGAGGAAGATGTATTAAACAAAAAGAGCGATTTGTTGGTGAAATACAACCCAATTTACAAGAAGGTTCCTGTTCTTGTTCACCATGGAAAACCCATTTCGGAGTCTCTTGTAATTCTTGAATACATTGAAGAAACATGGGAACACGATCCCATCTTTCCCCAAGATTGCCATGAAAAAGCTCTTGCTAGGTTTTGGGCTGCCTATATCGATGGAAAG GTAGTGTCTACTTTAGGAAAAATTCGCGGAAGCAAAGGAGAAGAGATGGAGAAAGCTGTAGAAGAAGTAAAGGAGGCATTGGAACCACTTGAGAAAGAGCTTAAAAGCAACAAATTTTTTGGGGGAGAAAAAATTGGGTTTTTGGACATTGTAGGCATTCTCATAGCCTTTTGGATTCCTGCCAGTGAAGAAGCTTTAGGGATTGAACTGTTAACATCCCACAAATTTCCAAACCTAATACAATGGATTGAAGAACTTGCCAACAACAATGTGGTGAAGGAGCTTATCCCTAAAAAGGATGACCTTGTTGCCcattattttaaaactattttagGGAAAAACTAG